A stretch of Lactiplantibacillus brownii DNA encodes these proteins:
- a CDS encoding ABC transporter ATP-binding protein: MANIALENLSYTYPEAQAPTLNHVNLTFKTHQFTLLTGPSGTGKSTLLKLMTGLMPLPNAQGVIRYDGQDLASIAPTERANQVALMFQNPNQQFAMDTVENELIFALENQQVAPAAIDSKITTALNFVGISALRQRQLNHLSGGEKQKVALAVIVAMDSDVILLDEPFASVDPAARASLLKRLVQLRDQAGKTIILADHDLTDYATLVDQVVQITPTRQLTTLPTADWPALFAAFARANQPDQLWPLPTNQDQPLFHLQQVALEQGRHQLLQPTDLTLWLHRNTLITGPNGSGKSTLFESLVRLTSYTGQITYLGDDIQRLRRKRYARQVALLFQDAETQFLTITVAEELAQSQKYAYGNYFTSARITAAMQQLNLVGHEDQVIYTLSEGQKKKLQILLMLIMQSPVLLMDEPLKGLDLKSVQALVALLQNTIAVTQQSLVIISHQLTGLTPLIDYHLRFDHHQLQYRGALR; the protein is encoded by the coding sequence ATGGCGAACATTGCGCTGGAAAATCTATCTTACACGTACCCGGAGGCGCAAGCGCCAACCTTGAATCACGTTAACCTAACGTTTAAAACGCACCAATTTACATTGCTCACTGGTCCTTCAGGTACGGGTAAATCAACGCTACTCAAGTTAATGACTGGCCTAATGCCGTTGCCAAATGCACAAGGCGTTATCCGCTACGACGGACAGGATCTCGCCTCAATTGCACCCACTGAGCGTGCTAACCAAGTCGCTTTAATGTTTCAAAATCCAAATCAACAATTTGCCATGGATACCGTTGAAAACGAGCTGATCTTTGCGTTAGAGAATCAGCAAGTTGCGCCTGCAGCGATTGATAGCAAAATTACGACAGCCCTTAATTTCGTTGGCATTAGCGCGCTGCGGCAACGTCAGCTCAACCACTTATCCGGTGGGGAAAAACAAAAAGTGGCCCTCGCAGTAATCGTTGCCATGGATAGTGATGTCATCTTATTAGATGAACCTTTCGCCAGCGTCGATCCCGCAGCCAGAGCAAGTTTATTGAAACGACTCGTTCAGTTGCGCGACCAAGCAGGTAAAACTATTATTTTAGCAGATCATGATTTAACGGACTACGCGACGTTGGTCGATCAAGTCGTTCAGATTACCCCAACGCGGCAATTAACCACGCTACCAACTGCCGATTGGCCAGCACTATTTGCGGCCTTTGCACGGGCTAATCAACCGGATCAACTGTGGCCGCTACCGACCAATCAGGACCAACCACTATTTCACTTACAACAAGTAGCGTTAGAACAAGGCCGCCATCAACTGTTACAGCCAACTGATCTGACACTATGGTTACATCGGAATACCTTAATTACTGGGCCTAATGGTAGTGGTAAATCGACCTTATTTGAAAGTCTCGTTCGTCTAACCAGCTATACCGGACAGATTACTTATTTAGGTGATGACATTCAGCGACTTCGCCGCAAACGCTATGCCCGTCAAGTAGCGCTATTATTTCAAGACGCTGAGACGCAATTCTTAACGATTACCGTTGCCGAAGAACTGGCGCAAAGTCAGAAATATGCCTACGGAAATTATTTTACATCCGCACGCATTACCGCGGCAATGCAGCAGCTGAACCTCGTTGGTCACGAAGATCAAGTCATTTATACCTTGAGCGAGGGGCAAAAAAAGAAGCTGCAAATTCTACTGATGCTAATCATGCAATCACCAGTCCTACTGATGGATGAACCATTAAAGGGATTGGATTTGAAATCGGTACAAGCGCTGGTGGCACTCTTACAGAACACCATCGCGGTCACGCAGCAATCGCTTGTTATCATTAGTCATCAATTGACTGGATTAACACCACTCATTGATTATCATTTGCGCTTTGATCACCATCAATTGCAATACCGGGGGGCGCTCAGATGA
- a CDS encoding ECF transporter S component, which produces MKWAKAWRLSDIILIALIGIFFGAIFMGTNYVYDVLTAALAPVGLSGLANEILLGLWCMPGMLAGYLLRLKGSATLGELLAATVEMFFGGQWGISTLISGVTQGFGAELGYIVTRYKHYDWLGLTASAFTTTIITFGWDLARNGYFKLQLWLLILYFVVRFCSMFLFGGVLTRLITNMLDRSHVLKFTHTN; this is translated from the coding sequence ATGAAATGGGCAAAAGCATGGCGATTAAGTGACATTATCTTAATCGCGTTAATTGGGATTTTCTTTGGTGCGATCTTTATGGGGACTAACTACGTTTACGACGTTCTAACCGCCGCCCTCGCACCCGTCGGTTTATCGGGGCTCGCTAATGAGATTTTATTGGGGCTCTGGTGTATGCCAGGGATGTTGGCTGGCTATCTCTTACGTTTAAAGGGTTCTGCCACATTGGGCGAATTGCTTGCTGCCACCGTTGAAATGTTTTTCGGGGGTCAATGGGGCATTTCAACTTTAATTTCTGGTGTGACCCAAGGTTTCGGTGCCGAACTTGGCTACATCGTCACCCGTTACAAACACTATGATTGGCTGGGTTTAACCGCTTCGGCATTCACGACCACGATCATTACTTTTGGTTGGGACCTCGCTCGTAATGGCTACTTCAAACTACAATTATGGCTACTGATCTTATACTTCGTGGTGCGCTTCTGTTCAATGTTCTTGTTTGGCGGCGTTCTGACCCGTTTAATCACAAATATGTTGGACCGAAGTCACGTCTTGAAGTTCACACACACGAACTAG
- a CDS encoding glutathione peroxidase has product MTTIYDFKETEMSGADLDLAEYRGQVLLIVNTASNCGLAPQFKGLETLYQKYQSEGLVILGLPSNQFHQEKADDAETQDYCQRHYGVTFPMTKRVMVNGEAADPLFAYLKQAAGHGRIKWNFTKFLIGRDGQVLQRFAPTTRPQTFETAIRDALADR; this is encoded by the coding sequence ATGACAACAATTTACGATTTTAAAGAAACTGAAATGAGTGGCGCCGACTTAGACCTAGCCGAATATCGTGGGCAAGTTTTGTTAATCGTCAACACGGCGAGCAATTGTGGGTTAGCGCCCCAGTTTAAAGGCTTAGAAACCCTTTATCAAAAGTATCAAAGTGAAGGCCTGGTCATCTTAGGATTACCTTCAAATCAATTTCATCAAGAAAAAGCGGATGATGCTGAGACGCAGGATTATTGTCAGCGGCATTACGGGGTGACCTTTCCAATGACTAAGCGTGTGATGGTCAATGGGGAAGCTGCTGATCCGTTATTTGCTTACTTGAAACAAGCTGCGGGTCATGGTCGCATTAAATGGAATTTCACGAAATTCTTAATTGGTCGTGACGGGCAAGTCTTACAGCGTTTTGCCCCCACGACACGGCCGCAAACTTTTGAAACGGCGATTCGAGATGCTTTGGCAGATCGTTGA
- a CDS encoding aldo/keto reductase: MKKRVKEEFLLETYTLRDGLTLPKVGFGTYKLNGAHGVDVIDSAIDRGYRLLDTAFNYENEGAVGEAVRRSSVPRSELLISSKLPGRHQTYHEAIATIQESLYRAGLDYYDLYLIHWPNPKEDHYVEAWQALIEAQKFGLVRSIGVSNFLPAHLDRLKKETGVMPVINQVELHPYFNQQEQRDYDAAHDILTQDWSPLGRASEMLKNETLKQLATQYGKNVGQLILRWELQLGTLPIPKSSTPSRQLGNLDLFDFEISAADMTTINGLSSATGRLNNQDPAVYQEF; encoded by the coding sequence ATGAAGAAACGAGTTAAGGAGGAATTTTTGTTGGAAACTTATACCTTACGAGATGGGTTAACTTTACCCAAAGTTGGTTTTGGGACCTATAAATTAAATGGTGCGCATGGTGTTGATGTGATTGATTCAGCGATTGATCGCGGTTATCGGTTATTAGATACGGCGTTTAATTATGAAAATGAAGGCGCTGTTGGTGAAGCGGTTCGACGGTCGTCAGTCCCCCGTTCTGAACTGTTGATTTCTTCTAAATTACCCGGCCGTCATCAGACTTATCATGAAGCCATCGCAACGATTCAAGAATCGCTGTATCGTGCTGGACTGGATTATTACGATTTATACTTGATTCATTGGCCGAACCCCAAAGAAGATCATTACGTTGAAGCTTGGCAAGCGTTGATTGAAGCGCAAAAGTTTGGCTTAGTCCGTTCAATTGGCGTTTCTAACTTTTTACCGGCTCATTTGGATCGCTTGAAAAAGGAAACGGGTGTGATGCCGGTCATTAACCAAGTTGAACTCCATCCATACTTTAATCAACAGGAACAACGTGACTACGACGCCGCGCATGACATCTTGACGCAAGATTGGAGCCCACTAGGTCGTGCGAGTGAGATGTTAAAGAATGAAACGTTGAAACAACTGGCAACTCAATATGGTAAGAATGTTGGTCAATTGATTCTGCGCTGGGAACTTCAGTTGGGGACCTTGCCAATTCCAAAGTCTTCAACGCCAAGCCGTCAGCTAGGCAATCTTGACTTATTTGACTTTGAAATTTCGGCGGCGGATATGACCACAATCAATGGGCTAAGTTCGGCCACGGGTCGTTTGAATAATCAAGATCCGGCTGTTTATCAAGAATTCTAG
- the greA gene encoding transcription elongation factor GreA, which produces MEPTFNKMTPAGYHAIEQEIADLIAQRPHRIKVLAAAAALGDRSENAEYTNAKRDLGRLESRLRFLNKQLQYAKVVEPADNDQLDIGKSVTLEFMDDHDQVTYQLVGKQEANLDENKISFTSPIGTALNHHTVNDVVTVSAPNGSYQVKIIEIHRS; this is translated from the coding sequence ATGGAACCAACCTTTAATAAAATGACGCCAGCGGGCTATCACGCCATTGAACAAGAAATCGCTGATCTGATTGCGCAACGACCACACCGCATCAAAGTTTTAGCTGCCGCGGCCGCGCTTGGTGATCGGTCCGAAAACGCTGAATACACCAATGCTAAACGTGACTTGGGTCGTTTGGAGAGTCGCCTACGTTTCTTAAATAAGCAACTACAATATGCTAAAGTTGTCGAACCGGCCGACAATGATCAACTAGACATCGGTAAATCCGTCACACTAGAATTTATGGATGATCACGATCAAGTCACCTATCAACTGGTCGGCAAGCAAGAAGCCAACTTAGACGAAAACAAGATTTCTTTCACTTCCCCAATTGGCACCGCGCTTAACCACCATACCGTCAACGATGTTGTGACAGTTTCAGCGCCAAATGGCAGCTACCAAGTTAAGATTATCGAAATTCACCGTAGCTAA
- a CDS encoding glucosamine-6-phosphate deaminase codes for MKVIVVKDQAAGGVEGYKVFKNALDNGAKVFGLATGSTPVTTYQEIVKSDLDFSNCTSVNLDEYVGIAPDNEQSYKYFMQSHLFDQKPFKQSFLPNGLAANPAEEVKRYDKVIDEHPIDLQILGIGRNGHIGFNEPGTSRDVTTHVVDLTESTIEANARFFESENDVPKQAFSMGLASIMKSKHLILEAFGENKADAVKGMIEGPDTVDCPASILQNHPDVTVIIDEAAASKLSKKY; via the coding sequence ATGAAAGTTATCGTAGTAAAGGATCAAGCTGCCGGCGGTGTAGAAGGATACAAAGTATTTAAGAATGCCTTGGACAATGGGGCTAAAGTATTTGGGTTGGCAACTGGTTCGACACCCGTTACAACTTATCAAGAAATCGTAAAGAGTGACTTAGATTTCAGTAACTGCACATCCGTTAACTTGGATGAATATGTTGGTATTGCACCAGACAACGAACAAAGCTACAAATACTTTATGCAATCACATTTATTTGACCAAAAACCATTTAAACAATCATTCTTGCCAAACGGTTTAGCTGCTAATCCAGCTGAAGAAGTTAAGCGTTATGACAAAGTGATCGATGAACACCCAATCGACTTACAAATCTTAGGTATTGGCCGTAATGGTCACATTGGTTTTAACGAACCAGGGACTTCTCGCGATGTCACGACTCATGTTGTTGACTTAACAGAATCTACCATCGAAGCTAACGCACGTTTCTTCGAAAGTGAAAACGATGTTCCTAAGCAAGCCTTCTCAATGGGCTTAGCTTCAATCATGAAGAGCAAACACTTAATCCTTGAAGCCTTTGGCGAAAACAAGGCTGATGCCGTTAAGGGTATGATCGAAGGCCCTGACACCGTTGATTGCCCAGCTTCAATCTTGCAAAACCATCCTGACGTTACGGTTATCATTGATGAAGCCGCAGCCAGCAAGTTAAGCAAGAAGTACTAA
- a CDS encoding MFS transporter, protein MRNNFEMLLAAGLMAVGFGVMVSVSQSTALLLAPMEEQGLANATYYLGSDIGMSIGPIIGGILPTILPLKFFYPVMLVVVPLTAIIYLVNRRKLNAAVQYN, encoded by the coding sequence ATGCGAAACAACTTCGAGATGCTCTTGGCGGCTGGGCTAATGGCGGTTGGTTTTGGTGTGATGGTTTCTGTTTCTCAATCAACAGCTCTCCTGTTAGCTCCCATGGAAGAACAGGGACTTGCTAATGCCACTTATTATTTAGGAAGTGATATTGGTATGTCGATCGGGCCAATTATTGGTGGTATTTTACCAACTATTTTGCCACTAAAGTTCTTTTACCCAGTGATGTTAGTCGTCGTTCCTTTGACAGCAATTATCTATTTAGTTAATCGTCGTAAGCTCAATGCCGCAGTACAATACAATTAA
- a CDS encoding sulfite exporter TauE/SafE family protein — translation MLVFSYGLMIGIFVSLIGGGGAALYLGVLTSQLGLATAVAVPTSLLVALPALFFGFLTQMRIKNVDFHVGNQMILAAIPGILVGTISAQFIPQKLYNWIVGTIFIVMGGMVLLKAIRRQKKSRESAQQIWIARGFGLLSGLMVGIGGLSGGATTAAGLTILGLTAVEAAGTATYVLTTMSAISLVGHLFTSTFAWQAGWLLMIGAIIGAIIMPLVIRRLDLAKVNRVLTPFLGLLIIYFGIKMFI, via the coding sequence ATGCTCGTTTTCAGCTATGGTTTAATGATTGGTATTTTTGTCAGTTTAATCGGTGGCGGTGGCGCGGCCTTGTACCTCGGCGTTCTCACCAGCCAGCTGGGTTTAGCCACCGCAGTAGCAGTGCCAACTTCACTATTGGTTGCCCTTCCTGCGTTATTTTTCGGCTTTTTAACTCAAATGCGCATCAAAAATGTTGATTTTCACGTTGGCAACCAAATGATTCTAGCGGCGATTCCCGGTATCTTGGTCGGGACGATCAGTGCACAATTCATTCCACAAAAGCTATATAACTGGATCGTCGGCACGATCTTTATTGTCATGGGTGGCATGGTGTTGCTTAAAGCCATCCGCCGTCAAAAGAAGTCACGTGAATCGGCTCAACAAATCTGGATTGCGCGCGGCTTCGGTCTACTTAGCGGCTTAATGGTCGGTATCGGCGGACTAAGCGGTGGGGCCACGACCGCTGCCGGACTCACTATCTTGGGCTTAACTGCAGTTGAAGCTGCCGGAACTGCCACCTACGTCCTCACTACCATGTCGGCCATTAGTCTGGTCGGACACCTGTTTACCAGCACCTTTGCTTGGCAAGCCGGTTGGCTATTGATGATTGGTGCCATCATCGGCGCAATCATCATGCCGCTAGTCATCCGTCGATTGGACTTAGCCAAAGTCAATCGGGTGCTAACACCATTTCTTGGTTTACTGATTATTTACTTTGGTATCAAAATGTTTATTTAG
- a CDS encoding TetR/AcrR family transcriptional regulator, with product MRKDAAQNRAKILVTAAKLFQQRSVSTVSMKDIASAAQIGTGTLYRNYPNKSELCLALSFDFIQQFITTSQNYLGQTTAKPVVQFQQVLAQYLAFRERRLQLLTAIESGPTVMATYYQSTLYQQLVALFKRVLAPVSGDIEDDELTFRADMVIAMLKSNSYAYQRQQQGLSREQIANNISHLMIRNEKGL from the coding sequence ATGCGTAAAGATGCAGCACAAAATCGTGCCAAAATCTTGGTTACAGCAGCTAAGTTATTTCAACAACGGTCAGTTAGTACGGTGAGTATGAAAGATATTGCCAGCGCAGCGCAGATTGGCACTGGAACACTTTATCGTAACTATCCTAATAAGAGCGAATTATGCTTGGCCTTGTCATTCGATTTTATTCAACAGTTCATCACAACGAGTCAAAATTATCTCGGTCAAACGACAGCCAAACCAGTGGTTCAATTTCAGCAGGTGTTAGCGCAGTATTTGGCTTTTCGTGAGCGACGGCTACAATTGTTAACAGCGATTGAAAGTGGCCCAACAGTGATGGCCACTTATTACCAGAGTACGTTGTACCAACAATTGGTCGCGTTATTCAAACGAGTATTAGCACCAGTCAGTGGCGATATTGAGGATGACGAATTGACTTTTCGAGCGGACATGGTCATTGCGATGCTCAAAAGTAATAGCTATGCCTATCAGCGACAACAACAAGGGTTATCACGGGAGCAAATTGCTAACAATATCAGTCACTTAATGATCAGAAATGAAAAGGGACTTTAA
- a CDS encoding C69 family dipeptidase yields the protein MKKSSDCTEILVGKAATIDGSTIVARNEDGYGPINPIKFVVHPAKDQTAASYTSVTTGVTVPLPDHAYRYTATPQADQSDGQYEEAGINELNVGMSATETTATNARVLGYDPLVTDGVNEEAMLTLVLPYIKSAKEGVQRLGALIEKYGTGECNSIAFNDHDDIWILETAGGHHWGAMRLPDNTYAIVPNQTVVENLDLSDADNFLGATDLVDFVEKNHLNPRPGQFNFREIFGTHGEDDAYYNTPRTWYGQKLFNPEIADQQPTDQKMPMCRKPSKLLAIEDVQFFLASHYNGTPYDPFDTYASGSADDQKKYRSIAMDRNQCQSILQIRNDVPAEQAAIQWVAMGFFAYAPSVPFFTNINDTPLDYRNTTATVDVHNVYWLNKTLSTLIEPHWHEFAEAVNAYRNGCQSYARGRVAATDANVTGDVTDYLTTANAETAGEISKRTYALFDELVKHGLLLSKTSWEKGQNL from the coding sequence TTGAAAAAAAGTTCTGATTGTACCGAAATTCTCGTCGGTAAGGCCGCTACCATTGACGGCTCGACGATTGTGGCTCGTAACGAGGATGGTTACGGCCCGATTAATCCAATTAAATTCGTGGTGCATCCAGCCAAGGATCAAACGGCTGCTAGTTATACGTCAGTGACGACGGGCGTCACGGTGCCACTGCCCGACCATGCGTACCGCTATACGGCCACACCGCAAGCGGACCAAAGTGATGGTCAGTATGAAGAAGCCGGGATCAATGAGTTAAACGTCGGCATGAGTGCAACTGAAACGACTGCGACCAATGCCCGCGTCTTAGGCTATGATCCATTAGTCACTGACGGTGTTAACGAAGAAGCGATGTTAACCCTCGTTCTTCCCTATATTAAGAGCGCCAAAGAAGGCGTCCAACGGTTGGGGGCTTTAATTGAAAAGTATGGGACCGGCGAATGTAACAGTATTGCCTTCAATGACCATGACGATATCTGGATTTTAGAAACGGCCGGTGGTCATCATTGGGGCGCCATGCGTTTGCCAGATAACACCTATGCGATCGTGCCCAATCAAACGGTCGTCGAAAACTTGGATTTGAGTGATGCCGATAACTTTCTCGGCGCAACTGACTTAGTCGATTTCGTTGAAAAGAATCATTTAAACCCACGACCAGGTCAATTCAATTTCCGTGAAATTTTCGGCACACATGGCGAGGACGATGCTTATTACAACACCCCTCGTACTTGGTATGGTCAAAAATTATTCAATCCAGAAATTGCTGACCAACAACCGACTGATCAAAAGATGCCAATGTGCCGCAAACCCAGCAAATTATTAGCGATTGAAGACGTCCAATTTTTCTTAGCATCCCACTATAATGGCACGCCATATGATCCATTTGACACCTATGCTTCTGGATCTGCCGATGACCAGAAGAAATACCGCTCAATCGCGATGGATCGTAACCAATGTCAATCGATCTTGCAAATTCGTAACGATGTGCCGGCTGAACAAGCGGCCATTCAATGGGTTGCCATGGGCTTCTTCGCCTATGCGCCATCTGTGCCATTCTTTACGAATATCAATGACACGCCACTTGATTATCGCAATACCACGGCGACCGTTGATGTACACAACGTTTACTGGCTCAACAAGACCTTATCAACGTTGATCGAACCCCACTGGCATGAATTCGCTGAAGCCGTCAACGCTTATCGCAACGGCTGTCAATCCTATGCCCGCGGCCGTGTTGCCGCAACCGACGCCAACGTAACTGGTGATGTGACCGACTATTTGACGACCGCTAACGCTGAGACTGCTGGTGAAATTTCCAAGCGGACTTACGCGTTATTCGATGAACTCGTTAAACACGGTTTGCTTTTATCGAAGACAAGCTGGGAAAAGGGTCAAAACCTTTAG
- a CDS encoding PTS mannitol-specific transporter subunit IIBC produces MSEANVNKTTTSPAPKKKSGLKARVQKFGSALSNMVMPNIGAFIAWGLITAIFMAGGWFPNADLAKMIQPMVHYLLPLLIAFTGGNMISGHRGGVVGAIATMGVIVGSSIPMFIGAMIMGPLGGWAIKKWDDAIADKVHSGFEMLVNNFSAGIMGMLLAIIGYFGIGPLVAGASAAMAVGVNWIIKVNLLPLANVFIEPAKILFLNNAINQGILTPLGIQAAASAGKSILFLLEPDPGPGLGLLLAFALFGKGTAKASAPSAMIIHFFGGIHEIYFPYVLMKPALFLAVIAGGVTGTATFSLLDVGLKSTPSPGSIIMLFVMSPRSVSNYLGLLLGVTLATVVSFLVAAVILKRDKTMVDDSLAAAQGQMSDMKNGSAAVETSAAEPADVIASYKDVDHIIFACDAGMGSSAMGASLLRDKVKKAGIDMSVTNTAISNLKDEPGLLVITQNELADRAAQKAPHALRLSVDNFLSSPKYDQVVVNLKARDQVSDEPAPTSAAPQATNAEDPGELPAGLNLAVVNEIVFVHHDGHLGTATMATSLMKDRIKKANKQVTVKNVGIDELQDENSLLVVSSPEAAKNLRTRYTQVQVLVTDDLLNSPKYDKMVLALK; encoded by the coding sequence ATGAGTGAAGCAAATGTAAATAAAACAACCACATCACCCGCACCAAAAAAGAAATCGGGACTGAAAGCCCGCGTTCAAAAATTTGGTAGCGCTTTAAGTAATATGGTTATGCCGAACATCGGCGCCTTCATTGCTTGGGGGTTAATTACCGCGATTTTTATGGCCGGTGGTTGGTTCCCAAACGCTGATTTAGCTAAAATGATTCAGCCAATGGTCCACTACTTACTCCCATTATTAATTGCGTTTACCGGTGGGAATATGATCTCCGGTCATCGTGGCGGGGTCGTTGGGGCCATTGCGACGATGGGGGTCATTGTTGGGTCGTCGATTCCAATGTTTATCGGGGCCATGATCATGGGTCCTTTAGGCGGTTGGGCCATTAAGAAATGGGACGACGCCATCGCCGACAAAGTCCACAGCGGTTTTGAAATGTTAGTCAATAACTTCTCCGCTGGGATTATGGGAATGTTATTAGCAATTATTGGTTACTTTGGGATTGGTCCCTTGGTTGCCGGTGCGAGTGCCGCAATGGCGGTCGGTGTTAACTGGATCATCAAAGTTAACTTATTACCATTAGCCAATGTCTTTATTGAACCAGCTAAGATTCTGTTCTTGAACAATGCGATTAACCAAGGTATTTTGACACCACTTGGGATTCAAGCGGCGGCCAGTGCCGGTAAGTCAATTCTGTTCTTACTTGAACCAGATCCAGGTCCCGGCCTTGGGCTCTTGTTAGCCTTTGCCTTATTTGGTAAAGGGACGGCTAAAGCCTCAGCACCAAGTGCGATGATTATTCATTTCTTCGGTGGGATTCATGAAATTTACTTCCCATACGTTTTAATGAAACCAGCTTTGTTCTTAGCAGTTATCGCCGGTGGTGTTACCGGTACTGCAACTTTCAGCTTGTTAGATGTTGGGTTGAAATCAACCCCATCACCTGGGTCAATCATCATGTTATTCGTAATGTCACCACGTAGCGTTTCCAACTATTTGGGCTTGTTACTAGGGGTCACATTAGCCACGGTGGTTTCCTTCTTGGTTGCCGCAGTCATCTTGAAGCGTGATAAGACGATGGTTGATGATTCCTTAGCTGCTGCTCAAGGTCAAATGAGTGATATGAAGAATGGCAGCGCCGCAGTTGAAACTAGTGCCGCTGAACCAGCTGACGTGATTGCTTCTTATAAAGATGTTGACCATATCATCTTCGCTTGTGATGCTGGGATGGGGTCATCCGCAATGGGTGCTTCCTTACTCCGTGACAAAGTGAAAAAGGCCGGCATTGATATGTCTGTTACGAACACGGCGATTAGCAACTTGAAAGATGAACCAGGGTTGTTAGTCATTACGCAAAATGAACTCGCTGATCGTGCCGCTCAAAAGGCCCCACATGCGTTACGGTTGTCTGTTGATAACTTCTTGAGCAGTCCTAAATATGATCAAGTCGTTGTTAACTTGAAAGCTCGTGACCAAGTCAGTGACGAACCAGCGCCAACTTCGGCCGCACCACAAGCCACTAACGCGGAAGATCCAGGCGAATTACCTGCTGGATTGAACTTAGCCGTTGTTAACGAAATTGTCTTTGTGCATCACGATGGTCATTTAGGTACGGCCACTATGGCAACGTCCTTAATGAAGGATCGGATCAAGAAAGCCAACAAACAAGTGACAGTTAAGAATGTTGGGATTGACGAATTACAGGATGAAAATAGCTTGTTAGTTGTTTCTAGTCCTGAAGCGGCCAAGAACTTACGAACCCGTTATACCCAGGTTCAAGTGCTGGTCACCGATGATCTTCTGAACTCACCTAAATATGATAAGATGGTATTAGCGCTAAAATAA